From a single Planifilum fulgidum genomic region:
- the yunB gene encoding sporulation protein YunB, protein MRIRRRFPARSTNPFRWGLYAVLLLFFLSLPFLYSVENRVERKLLDIARSEVKNIAQSAVNKAVEEVRRNYARDLNHSLMLTKDERGHIQSVQVNQEVQARLYETLTKTVQRELKKASRQKSVEIPLGAVFDSKLFADMGPNIPLKYWPKGSTHIEMEGTMESGGINMVMIKLNVRITNEMVILLPKNESTIRTRHSYPLGQLTIVGEVPEFYMGGQGTKAPIPVIPTQ, encoded by the coding sequence ATGCGGATCCGCCGGCGGTTCCCCGCAAGGTCCACCAATCCCTTTCGATGGGGATTATATGCCGTTTTGCTCCTCTTTTTTCTCTCCCTGCCCTTTTTGTACTCCGTCGAAAACCGGGTGGAAAGAAAGCTTCTGGACATCGCCCGCTCCGAGGTGAAAAACATCGCCCAATCCGCCGTGAATAAGGCCGTTGAGGAAGTAAGGCGGAACTACGCCAGGGATTTGAACCATTCCCTGATGCTCACGAAGGATGAACGGGGGCACATTCAGTCGGTTCAGGTCAATCAGGAAGTGCAGGCCAGGTTGTACGAGACGCTGACGAAAACCGTTCAGCGGGAACTGAAAAAGGCGTCCCGGCAAAAAAGCGTCGAAATCCCCTTGGGCGCCGTCTTCGACAGCAAGCTCTTCGCGGACATGGGACCCAACATCCCGCTGAAATATTGGCCCAAGGGGTCCACCCACATCGAAATGGAAGGAACCATGGAAAGCGGGGGAATCAACATGGTGATGATCAAGCTGAACGTCCGGATCACCAACGAAATGGTGATCCTCCTCCCGAAAAACGAAAGCACGATCCGGACCCGGCACAGCTATCCGTTGGGACAGCTGACGATCGTGGGGGAAGTCCCCGAGTTCTACATGGGCGGTCAGGGAACGAAAGCCCCCATACCGGTGATCCCCACCCAATAA
- a CDS encoding pro-sigmaK processing inhibitor BofA family protein — MDIGWWGWAAGGGLVLFMILSRSVIRPLKWIWYGIIYTAVGALALFLLNLAGELVQFRIPINPVTAFITGVLGLPGLLYLVLVKLFFLGG, encoded by the coding sequence TTGGATATCGGATGGTGGGGGTGGGCTGCCGGAGGGGGGCTCGTCCTTTTCATGATATTGAGCCGTTCGGTGATTCGCCCCTTGAAATGGATCTGGTACGGGATCATCTACACCGCCGTGGGCGCGTTGGCTTTGTTTTTACTCAACCTGGCCGGAGAGTTGGTGCAGTTCCGGATTCCGATCAATCCGGTCACCGCCTTTATCACCGGCGTTCTGGGATTGCCGGGCCTTTTGTATCTGGTGTTGGTCAAACTCTTTTTCCTGGGGGGATGA
- a CDS encoding GntR family transcriptional regulator, producing the protein MPIPRDVPKMERISAKQRALEQIQRWIIEGTLRPGEKILDGELAEVLGMSRTPVREALQILEMQGFVEMHPGSATKVTPIRREDVFRIYPPLAALDATAAEMAAERVTAEDIRSLRLTNEKFAEALGNKAFYEALILDEQFHQTILEAADNPYLTSFITTLQMHVRRFKYVFLRKMVISPARSIEEHAMIIEALERRDRETAARVMRQNWMRPMREIADRLQRKEEEKKNEGE; encoded by the coding sequence ATGCCGATACCGAGGGACGTCCCCAAGATGGAGCGAATCTCGGCCAAACAGCGGGCCCTGGAGCAGATTCAGCGGTGGATCATCGAGGGCACGCTGCGTCCCGGCGAAAAAATATTGGACGGCGAGTTGGCCGAGGTCCTGGGAATGAGCCGGACTCCGGTCCGGGAAGCGCTTCAGATTCTGGAAATGCAGGGGTTCGTCGAGATGCATCCCGGATCGGCGACGAAGGTGACGCCCATCCGGCGGGAGGATGTGTTCAGAATCTATCCGCCCTTGGCCGCCCTGGATGCCACCGCCGCGGAAATGGCGGCCGAACGGGTGACGGCGGAGGACATCCGCTCCCTTCGCCTCACCAACGAAAAGTTTGCCGAGGCGCTCGGGAACAAGGCCTTTTACGAAGCCCTCATCCTGGATGAGCAGTTTCACCAGACCATCCTCGAAGCGGCGGACAATCCCTATTTGACTTCCTTTATCACCACCCTTCAAATGCATGTGCGCCGCTTCAAGTACGTCTTCCTGCGAAAGATGGTGATCTCTCCCGCCCGGTCCATCGAGGAACACGCCATGATCATCGAAGCCCTCGAGAGAAGGGACAGGGAAACGGCCGCCCGCGTCATGAGACAAAACTGGATGCGTCCGATGCGGGAGATCGCGGACCGGCTGCAAAGGAAGGAAGAGGAAAAGAAAAACGAAGGGGAATAA